CTGCGCACTCCCGTCGGTCCGCGCCGCCATGACCAAGCAGCAGCGCGAAATCGGCAAGAAGCAGAGTTGCATCCTGGACGGCCGCGATATCGGTACGGTCGTGTTCCCCGATGCGAAGTACAAGTTTTTCATGGTGACGGACGTGAAGGTCCGCGCCGAACGCCGCTACAAGGAACTCCTTGAAAAGGGAGAAAAGGTGACGCTCGAAGAAGTCCTCAACAACCTGGTCGAACGCGACCGCCTGGATTCTTCCCGCGCAAACGCCCCCCTCAAGAAAGCGGACGACGCTATTGAAATTGACACTACACACATCTCAATCCAACAACAGGTGCAAAAGATTCTCGACTACGTAGGTGTAGTGGCGTAGCCTGAATCCTTTGTTCCACAACCCCAATTAACAATATGTCTCAAAATCTCAAATTCGGTACCGCAGAAGATCTCGCTGAAATCCTCGCCGC
Above is a window of Fibrobacter sp. UWT2 DNA encoding:
- the cmk gene encoding (d)CMP kinase; translation: MSSSENFVIALDGGSGTGKSTTAKIVAKTLGITYLDTGAMYRAVTLAALEKGLPAEEGPAMDELLANLTLGFDSENHVLINGVSRESEIRGMKVSSNVSIYCALPSVRAAMTKQQREIGKKQSCILDGRDIGTVVFPDAKYKFFMVTDVKVRAERRYKELLEKGEKVTLEEVLNNLVERDRLDSSRANAPLKKADDAIEIDTTHISIQQQVQKILDYVGVVA